DNA sequence from the Oryza brachyantha chromosome 5, ObraRS2, whole genome shotgun sequence genome:
CCACTTGAGTTAAAGATCTGCTCCGTTTACTTAGCATTTTCCCTTTcctgaaaaatattataccaCCTCTAGGACCCCTCAAGCTCTTATGAGTGGTTGAAGTAACAACATCACAGTAGTCAAAGGGATTTCGACATTCCTGCAAAGGAGACAAGTAACAAAATGCGATCATCAGTAGAGATTTATGTCTCACTACCTACGATACATATTATCAATTAGTGATGGTATAACTAAGAATGACAATTGTCAAGAAATAACCACACGGCATCCTTTCTTAAATACACTCTTCTTCACCTTAGGAAGTTACCGTGCTACTCCAATCAATCAAAACCTGATATTCCCTTCCTATGCATATGCATTGTTGAACAATTAAGAAGTTACTGTGCTGCTCCAAGCAATCATAGCCTGATATTTCCTTCGTATGCATTTGCATTGTTGAGCTCTAATTTCAGAGGTAAGACTAGCAATGtgatgaataaaattttaccttCGCTGCCACAAGACCACTGATTTGCGCCATGTCACACATGAGTATTGCACCACACTTAATAGCAATAAGCTGCATCCGTGCATAGTCCCAATCCCTTGGGTACGAGCTCGCACCGCAGATGAGAATCTTGGGGTGGAAATCCACAGCCTTCTCCTCCACCTTATCGTAATCGATGTACCCAGTCTGCGGGTTCACCTTGTAGGAGAGGTTCTCGAAGAATATGGACGCGCCCGATACCTTCTTGCCATTGGGCGTGTAGTACCCGTGGCTAACGTGGCCGCCGGACGGCGAGTCGAGCCCCATGATCCTGTcgttggggaggaggagccccGTGTACACAGCGAAGTTGGCGGAGGTGCAGGAGTAGGGCTGCACGTTGACGCCCCAGCGCACTGGGTCGAGGCCGaaggcggcgagcgcgcgaTCGCAGCAGAGGCGCTCGATGGCGTCGATGTGCTGGTTCCCGCAGTAGTAGCGCGCGCCCGGGAGCCCCTCGGAGTACTTGTTGGTGAGGTGGCTGCCGAGCGCGTCGAGCACGGCGCGGCAGGCGTAGTTCTCCGAGGCGATGAGCTCGATCCCGCCCACCTGCCGCCGGCGCTCCCGTTCCATGAGCTCGTGCACGGCCGGGTCGGCCTCGGGGAGCGGCCGGCACCCCCACGCGCGCACGGCCTCGCGGCGCGCCTCGAGGCCTCCCTCCACCGCCCGCCGCTTCGCCGCGGGGGAGGGGCACGAGGACGAGCAGCAGGGGGAGgactcgtcgtcggcgtcggcgtcgtcctccccAGCAACccagcgcgcgcggcgcgggcgcggtggcCGTGGACACGGGCGCTTGAGGAAGAGCGGTTGGCCCAGGAGGGAGAACCGGCGCTCGCCCTcaccctcctcttcctcctcctcggcggccgcggcggacgaGCCCTCGCCCGCGGGCTCGGGGAtgggccggggcggcggcgggtggaggCCGAGGGACAGGTCGGGCTGATCCATAACCGGAACCCCttccgcggcgccgcgcccggTCGCGCGATCGAgcatcagcggcggcggcgtcgcgcgcGGGCGCAGCACTCGGTTCGgttcggctcggctcggctcgacgccgccgtgaGGAACTGAGGATTTCGTGCGATTCCCGGTGCGCGCGTGCGGTCGAACGGGCTTTCGTTTCGTTTGCGTTGCGATGCGATGCGCGATTTGGCCGTGGGTGGTGGCGAAGATGACTTCAGTGATGAGGTGGCAACGTGGTGGGCATCGCATCCCTCGGCGGCGACATTGTACGCGGGATTCTCTGCGCCTTGCGGCCGTGGGGAAGTTCGATTTGACGATGTCACGCTGACCATGGGTTAGATCGGACATGCGTAGAGTAAATCTATGTCCACCGTGATGCCCGACTTCGACCATTTGATCGTTGTCTGATATGTTACCGTAATGTTATCCGGAAAATGAGTATTCACGTTATCTCTGTAAATTCTGAGATTActcaaagaaaaaatcaatcagacaaaagaaaaaatatcaatcacacAGATCAGGTTCTCTTATAAAATCCTGATCaacataagagaaaaaaaataagaaaagaaagttTTAGTCTCAGCGTAATAAAGTCTAAATCTCAGATAAAAGTCCATCTATAAACATAATTTGAAAAGatcttaaattttggttaaaatttggacaaattaaaagaaagtgtccatttataaatataatttagaggtacctaattttgaattataaattaaatgttttacaaAAAAGTTTGACTACAAGTCAGTTCAGAATACAAGTAAATGGAttccatgtaaaaaatataatttaggaatatttaaatttgacttaagcaattaaaaagtaattattatctaGATAAGAGAGCCTATATAGttacaatttatatttataatgatgTCAGCAGTGCAATATGCGCGTGTCACTATACTAATTTTTATTGTACGATTAGCGTACGATCTCACCGACGAATAGACAGCGTGAGGCACAGACATAGTGCAAAAAAACCGGACCGGTGGTTGAACCGGAGAAAACCGGAACCAACATCCTCAGTGGCTCGGTTTCACTCAAATACCGCCTCTGTAATTGATCCGGTAATAAAACAGTGAACCGGGCGGTTTTTCAGTGATCCGGACGATTCTTTAGAAACTAAccagatttttaatttatcttatgACAGTAGTACATTATGAATGTAGTAGGTTACTATGCTATAATTGTTTTTCGATGTTGCagtcataatatatatatatatgtttatttatacatattttactaATTCTGATggttgtatataaaaataatataaattagatataatacaaataaaaaaaactaatggtTCGACCAGTAAACCAACGGCTAGAGCAGGTCGACCTCTGGTCCGGTTTTTTTACTATGGACACAGACGCACACAATGGCGGCCGTCGAAACGTTTTGTCATACGATtgtcataaaagaaaattatacgTACATCAGTGCTCGATATGTTAGGGGTAAAACTCCATGCCCGTAACTATGCCCAACCGACGGTGATATACTAGATACATGGTAgatcatataaataatatgtcgatagatatgcaatttaacaaacaaaacaatatcATAAGtaataagttataaaattattatgagtAGTTCAAAAGAACACATATTATCATCAAGTtagtttaatttcatcaaaattcaTGACTTCAAATGAGCTAGGGACGAAGAGGTATGTAAGAATCCAAAATCACTAATACAtgacccaaaatcaactaataCATGTATAATAACAGGTCGGCCATTGGTTACACAGTTACATatgagtaaaacataaatataaatcacGCTAACGTCCAACAAActgcataataataataataataataataataataataataataataataataataataataataataataataataacacatGTTCATACATATGGGGCGCGTACTACACGTACCTGTACGCAAAACTGTCAATCAATATGGGCCATGtcctaaaaacattatatcaaatctttggacacctaagtaaagcattaaatataaataaacactaaaactaattacatagttatgaggaaaattgtgagacgaatctttcgagcctaattagtacatgattcattattagtcataagtgctacaataaccacatgtgctaatgatggattaattagactcaaaagatttttgtCTTGCGGTTTCTACGCGGAATCTAaactttgttttgtaattagactatatttaatactttaaatatatgatcgTACGTGTTGATGTGATCGAAATTTTTGTGAACTAAACAGGACCATGgtatcgatggatggatggatttcGTGACATGGGAAAGCGTCCCTTAGATATGCCGAGAGGCGTTGTCATTCATTTGTGTGGAATCTACGGCGAGCATGTCAACTTCTCTTCTAGCGTAGATTTCTCCTAGCTCAACTTGTATAAAGTATATAGTATTAGAGTTCCATTTCTCTTTCGGACGAATTTTTCTACAATTTATTCACGAAAAGATATAAGGAAATTTAACccagtatataaaaaaaatgagcccTTTTCAAATAGGCCCACTAGTAAGTAGAGCATGAACCCCAGCCTAGGCCCGCATATTGCAGCGGATTATGGCTAGGCCTGCTAATGGATttggatccaatccaaatccactCCAGTCCATCTCTTTACTGGCTAGTCTACCAAACCAATCCACcccaattatttttcattaggaTCCAATCCAACTTCAATTTTAGTCCAACCTGCACCAAaccatttagttaaaataGATCCAACCCACTCTAGGAGAATGGATGCGCCCATttggtatgtataaactcggacctaaaattttaaaactcgcgtttactataaaaaatatcaaatttgactgaaatttggtgggatgatttattatgtgtaagagcaactttgtataaattttaatcaatttctacatgtgggtcccatatatgtctattctcttatccattagTTACCCAATTAAAAGATCCATTTGccctccacgggttaaatccatttaaaacctaaaatcataTAACCAAACGCAATGCATACCAATCCATCTGTCTCTATAAtccaacccaatccaatccatttGAAGTAACAATCCATTTGTACCCAACCAaagacaatccaaattaaaatccaacatatttaatccatttccatccaaccTATTAGCAGGCCTAATTATGGCAGACAAGGCCCAGCCACTGTATTATGGGCTTAAAGCCCATCTACTAACAGTAGTAACATAGTAATGCCGATCTATTGGGTCAGATtgcaatgttaaaaaattcgtGCGTGGTTTTCTGACAccatatgtaattagtttttaatagtTACCAAAATAGTCTTCtaatatccggtcaaacaaataaaattattgactCTAGAGATATGGTAATATGGAGAAGACAAAATTGTTTGTAGCACACACAGAACCGGAAGCGCCCCTTGTTTCAAAGAGAGGAGGACGGGttattcatatttaatttgatGGTCAGAGGCGAATTGAAAGCTTAGCAGTGATAATTAAGACCCCCGGAATGCTACGTTGCCTATAATATACAGAAGTATCGACGTAATTTTATAGAGTCATTCGATCTGAATGCTACGTGAAGAACATAAGTGATGTAGACATCCAATCCGAAATTTTTCGCactaaacaggccctaagaGGGCCGTAATTGCTGCCGCCCATCACATGGCTCAAGGCTTCACGGGCTGACACTGTTCAGTGCTCGATGCAAAATCCTTTGCCGCCCTTCTGCaccttgcaagttgcaactgAAAATGGCTAATGCAAACGGCAAATGTCAGCTCAGGGATGCAACTTGCAAGtgttaaaagttaaaaccaGTCTAGTCTTGTGTTCCGTTTATTCCTCCTTAATTCTGGAACTTGTATACGTCTGCTCCCTCTGGTACCGTAATTATTGATGTTTTGGACaaagttaaagttaaaatgttagaatttgactataaataaCGTTTGAgatatttgtttaaaaaaagagaatatgaTATAACTATTAGTCTTAAAAAGTACTTTCATAAAATTAgatatttagtttttatatatattataaaaagagGCTATTGCATAACTGATCCTGTTTTGAAGCCTAATTtgatcctatttttttttactttgcagATTTAACCCCGTTTTTCAAAAACGAAACGATCAGCTGACCCTAGTCCGTTAAGTGAGGATAACAgtgttaaataaaacataaatagacaTTTTTACCCTTACATATTTGACCCTACTTTGTAAATGCTTATTGCatatttggccaaattttgtaCATCTGTcccatgtaaaaaataatttaattgcaatatttgatttatttgtgtttaatatttgagacaaattcgtttgatATTTCAgtgaagtttgattaaattgacagattatacaaaaatttgaactaaattcagctcaaatctaaattaatttaaacaaaattttgaatcaatccaaaatttgaaccATGGAATCAGCCAATCGACAAAAGTCTTCACAGAAAGAATCTGCGGCCTTGTTGCTGTTGTTAATGGTGGTCGACGCGTGGTTTGGGGCGTTTTTGGTTGGTGGCCTCGCCGGAGTTCATCGTGTATAGAGAAGAACAAAAACGACGGTTGGTGGCGTCGCCCTCGTCGGTGATGCTCGGATGCAGGAAcatggcgaggaggagggagacgaccccgccggtgccgccgatCTTCTCGCGCGCTCCGCATCCATGGCGAGGTGGGTGAGCACCTCGGCGCCAAGCCGTTGCAGATCGAGGTGGCCGGCACCGTGCTGGAACACGATCTCGGCAACCTCTCGCTAGAGCAGCTTCCCGGTGCTCCCTGTCGTCTCGACGGGCATCTTGACCATCCGGAGGCCGTCGAAGATGCTCCCATCGATGCAGTAGGAGTAGGCGTCGTAGAAGAAGCAACGGACGGCGACCAGCCCAGCGGTTGCCCACGGCCGCCTCGCTGATGGTCCCTGGCGCCCCTGCCCATGGCCACTTGCCGCCGCGCCTCCCCacgagccaccgccgcctccgctcgtCGCCGCAACCCCCGCCTGCCTCGTTGCGCCTGTCGGTCAGAGGAGATCTCCGGTCAGAGAGATAGAAGATAGACGGTTTGGGAGCGGGGGCATTTTGGTCTTTTCGCCTggccttttattttatttttattttttccaccTCTAACTCATGGCAGGCACACAGTAGGGTCAAATGGtgcctttgtttttaaaaaacatggttaaatctgcaaagtgaaaaaaatgaggTCGAATACGTAGTTAGACTTTAAAACGAGATCAGTTATACAATAGCCCCTTATAAAAATTaaggtcaaatatatattctagagATCATGTCATTGTCTAAAACGTTGAGAATTATGGAAACAAGAGAGAATATTACTCAAATGACCTAAGACTTCATCACTATTTCCTTGATGATGAAGTACCGGAAAGTAacctaattttttaatgtaaaatgtgATATCTATATGTACTTTacgatcaaatttttaatcgtATATTTTGATACCTACAATATTTGAAGAATGATACAATTGTCCCCTTACTTAAAACCGGCCGTGCTTTCTTGCAAATCCATCGATCCATTCCAATTCGTTGCCGCTGTCACAGCAGAGTGTTTGTTAAAGATCACGTCGACCAAAGCGCACGCGCATTTTGCTTTCGACAAAAATCTTCGCTTTTGTACGTGAGAGACACTCGAAACGCGGCGTTTGCAAAGCATCAAAATTTGGCGAAGAAAAAAGGCGCAAGATTCTCACTTTTGTCACGCTCTTGTTCTTTGCTTCCGCATTTTGATTCGATCAACATCCTGAAATGTGATGTGAAGTCCGTTGCTCCCTGAAAAAGGGGTTATGAATTACAAGGTGCAATTGAACTGCAGTGTAATGTAACGCCGGAATTCCCTGCTTTTTTCCGGTGCTTCAGGCTTCAGCTATGCAGGACAACTAGAGCACTGTTGCCATCAAatcaaccatttttttctctgttcattatatactctctccgatTTCTTGGTTAACCATTTTCTAATTAACATGGTTAACTTTTGCATCTGcgtaaccattcatcttattcaataaatttatataattattgattatttttctatgatttgatttattactaaaaaatttttaagtttgatttataattttgtatatttggataaattttttaaataagacgaaaagttaaatgtaacggtgttaaattaaaaaaaatcaaagcgAGTACATTGGAAGGGGATTGCATCTGCTTTTCTCTTATCCAattgcttagaacaaattgCTATCCCTGCGAATCTTCTGACCTCGTCCACAACGGTTTACTTCAGTTCTCCCAACATACCACGTGGCCTTGATGTCCATTTTGCATGTACAGCCCTATTTTTCTTCTGGTTAGGCTTATTAGCCAATTCTCAACTTTAAATTCAGAAAAGattgagttttttattagagtttaatttttagccttaacttTTGGATTGGTAAGAATATGGACATTATAgctatattcataaattattttttatttataaatataccgtttgactttttttatataaaaaaccaatcaaTCACTCATTCATGTTTACAGCTCCATCAGACCCAAGATACGAAAATTTTGCGATGGAACGGCACCATGTCGTGCTACCTCGAGACCCAAGGCCTGAATCCTGGAGCTTTTGATCGTTTTCGCATGCGCGTTTTCACATGCGTCCAGTGACTGAACTGAGAAAAATTTCGCGTAGAGCCCAAGGTCCAACCCTTTTGTTTGCTTAGACCACCACCACGGAtaatccatatctttatttggattattatttatgacaGTTTCAtccttaatattttttatactttctGTACTTCAGCAGATAACATCCTCTATATTTCTTTGGAGGACGGAGAGAGGACGTTCAAAAGTTTCTCCCTCTAAATATGAATGATATCTAAAAAAGATAGATGTTTTGCTGAAGCTTAATCTTAAGATAGATGAATTGTTAGAGATCTCTTAGTCTTCAGAACATGCTACCAAGGTTTTGATTGCACAATGAATATGCATGTCTATGGCATGGCAGTATGGCAATCTTATGCTGGagttgtaattaattttttcttaccGATGTCTGACAGATAATTACAAGGATTTGATGACTGTCAGTATTCGCTTGTAAGGGCATTCCCAACTCAATGATTAGGATGATgtctataacattaaataagttgttatTTAGAATGAAAGATGATGTGGTAAGTGAATAAacgaggaaagagaatgaaatcatgtcttgcatgagacatgttTTCTACACACCATTCAAGATattatgtgagataagtagcattaaattgaagtataaAATAGCGGTGTTTGCATtagaagagtagtgtctagtactagtttcttgataatgtagagtttataaaaactacatctagtgttatgggttggaaTGCCCTAACCATTTGGTAAAAGGAGAATACCAGTAGCAGTTCTAACTTTTCCTGTTCCCAAAACGAGATTGCTTtagggttttcctttttctttttctttcccatTACCAATCATTTCGATTAGTTGTATTTCTGCCTTCCTTTTGCCCCCATTTCTTTCTGTTTCTCGTCGCCTTTTATCAGGTTTCGACAAGAAAGCGAGAAGCTACAACACAAAGAGGCTGGCAATGACTGCTAACTATTACTGATAGGAATGGACTTCGGCGTATTTACCCATCAAAATGAGTAGTATGTCGACCTAGCTACCTTATCATCATGAGTTATGATACTTTTGTTTCTACTTTAACCATCACACCTAATTACACTGATATATATTGCACCTATAATCTTCCATTTCTTGTTGTTTGGGTCTAATCTGTTTAAGCAAAAAAACTGAAATCTGATTTTGTTAAACCCCTTTTATGTACTAAACAATTTCAGACAATGCTCGGGTAGATTGGTTTTGCTGAAagcaattttgttttgtggaAAACCCAAAATATGAACTTAACTGAAGTACAGTAAGAGCCAAACACCGTTTTCACCCGGTCCTAAACCATATACTCCGGAATAATTTTCATTAAAACCTAACTTAGAAATCGTTTTAAGATCAGTTAGCTTATTTCATGATCCAAACAACCAGTTAGCAACTGTCGATCAGTGACTACAAACCTTTAACCCTACCCATCTTACCATATCTTTTCGATTCTATTTATGctataagctaaatttgaattccaaaccttaaatttagaattgattttagggtttttcaccaaatttatttttcagtcttggtttttagattggtaagaatacgtatataaaaattttatttataaattattttttgtttataaatataaaaaaaaccaaataatcaaCCTCTCTGTTACTGGTTCTCCTTGCATAATGTATGCAGTATTTTTAACGGCTAGGCATGCCTGCAAACTTTTAACCCTAGCTGAGAAGTATTTCCtacgttctatattataagattttcttagtttaattagattcatccatgtacaaatatatatatatatatatatatattatatatatatatcttagattgattagcacacatatagcACAATGATTCACTCCTTTTGTTCCGGTGCTTCAAGGAGGTCATTGATAgactattttaaataaaaaataatttataagtaaaacttttatacatatctttttagtgattttaaaaatacttaaaaataaaatatgataaaaagactaaaattaactcaaaaaacataagcataagcatagtAGATAGCAGCAGCTCGAACGTACGCCCATGGCTCCAACGGTCTggcgagcgacgacgacgacaatcGAAAAGTACTTTTGCATATGCATACTCCATCGACTTCTGTCtcggaaaaataaaagtacTACCTCTATAGACAAATGTTTGACGCTAgttaaaatctcaaaaaaaaaagttaaaatggaACTAGCCAgcgtaaaaaaaatgagagggAGCAAGAAGTACTGGTAGCTCGTGTTCCCTCAAGAGCACGGGCCTGTTAGAATCATCTTTTTAACTGATCTTATATAATCACTTTTTTTAACCCGACCTTATATAAGCCGTAACAATATTAGGTGAATAAAAGTGTGGCCAGCCATAATCATAACAGTGAACTAAACAgttgtgaaaaagaaaactgtGACGTATCTAATTCGTGGTAAACGTTGGCAATTAACCAACTTTATATCGTCTTCAGCTAATTTCAATCGTTCCACACACTAATCTAATAAAAATCCGCATACGACAATGAACCAATACTAACTGAAAATTTccaaagaaaaattataatgctTAGCATGgccaaataatattattatgctGGTAAGATTGACGTGATAACGTTATTTAGTTCACATTAACTGAGAATGGTATATCAGCGTTATATATTGCCACTCTCTTCTCATAGCAGTAATATTTGGTCACGTCACTCGGTGTGGTGTGACCAAATGTTttgcatctaaaaataaaaataagtttagatggttcagttttatttttttaaaaaaaatgaaaattcatGCCCACACGTTCCCGGCACCTGCCACTATAATGTGCAGCTTGTCCTGTGACCGGTACATAATTATTCATCTGGACAAGTTGATCCCAGGCACACGCGGACACGGACAAACACGGAGCACCTGCAAGGACCAGGAGTTGCGAGAGAAGGATCCAAGGCACGGGCGGACAAGCCCAAGGACCACAGAAACGTGCCGGTTTCCTCCTGCGCCGACGAACCAAAGGCCATTAACTCCCCTAcccaccggccaccgccgcatgcacgccgccgccgcggtcgccgctgccgaccgGCCAGCCTCATCACCTAGCCGGTGCATTTCATGCCTCATTTGAAAAACAACTTTGTGGAGAACGCCCGTCTCTCCTCGTGACCCTACGTCGACAAAACAAATTGATAAAGGCAACTATTTAGTATTATACTAATAGTAGAAAATAGGTATTTTTTACcttattaattacttgattagcagtattttataattttttttgcaataaagatagCAATACAAAGGAagatattaccccttcaaatttctactacacctgatattgttggtagtataatttaatcgtAGCCgtctgataaaaatagatcaacgatatggattaaattctactaccagtaaaatgcaccagaGTCAGCCCCTATTGATAAATAGTGATATTAGTTTACGGAGAAAACAACGTACAACCttataagtttatgatatttaaaACGGTGACCTTCTTTTTTTAACTCCAACGAACTATAGTCTATAACAAAGCTACGATAATTCAACGCCCCAAACTCAAATAGGGGTGAGAACCATCCTTACATATAGACGATGATGATGTCGTTAGAACCACAGAGACAAAGGAGGGTGGCGAGCTATGGTAGCGATGAGGGCATCTCGAGTGAGTGGTCAGGAGACGGCATGTGGTGGTAATGGATCTAATGGCTCCCAATGttagagatgagagaggaCAACGATATGAAAGAGTCCCTCTAGAGTTGGGGAAGAGATTTAGAGTTGCGGATGAAGAGACTAGTAAGGAGAAGGCCATGTCAAGCCCTTTTCAGGTGTAGACAACCATGGTAGGGGTAGTCCACTACAGGGTTCATAAAATCATTTGACCTACCGAAGCTCCCCTCTAGCAATAGTGTAACTATCATGCGAAAACTGTGATTAATTTGCCTTCCAAATTTTGAAATCAAAATTGATGGCAGGGACGGTATTATCACAGTTTGTCATGGTAACTGATCGAGCATCTTGTCATGGTTACTATGCGGTTTGAAGCGAAATCTATCGTTGGTGGAACTGGGGAAAACCATGGTATGGATGATTTCGTCGCGATTTTGCTATGGTTACCA
Encoded proteins:
- the LOC102701269 gene encoding serine hydroxymethyltransferase 7-like, encoding MLDRATGRGAAEGVPVMDQPDLSLGLHPPPPRPIPEPAGEGSSAAAAEEEEEEGEGERRFSLLGQPLFLKRPCPRPPRPRRARWVAGEDDADADDESSPCCSSSCPSPAAKRRAVEGGLEARREAVRAWGCRPLPEADPAVHELMERERRRQVGGIELIASENYACRAVLDALGSHLTNKYSEGLPGARYYCGNQHIDAIERLCCDRALAAFGLDPVRWGVNVQPYSCTSANFAVYTGLLLPNDRIMGLDSPSGGHVSHGYYTPNGKKVSGASIFFENLSYKVNPQTGYIDYDKVEEKAVDFHPKILICGASSYPRDWDYARMQLIAIKCGAILMCDMAQISGLVAAKECRNPFDYCDVVTSTTHKSLRGPRGGIIFFRKGKMLSKRSRSLTQVVETDQYDFEDRINFAVFPSMQGGPHNNHIAALAIALKQVATPEFKAYIQQVKKNAQALAMALLRRKCRLVTGGTDNHLVLWDLRTFGLTGKNFEKVCEACHISLNKTPIYGDNGSISPGGVRIGTPAMTTRGCLENDFEVMAEFLMRAAHIASIFLKEHGKLQKDFLKDLENSNDIIELRSQVETFALQFAMPGFDV